The Agrobacterium vitis sequence TTTGTGCAATCACTCTCTCAGCCCTGTCAGGTTAGATTGTAACCAGACAGGGCTGAGGCTCTCTTGTTTTCTTGATTGCTGACGCATTGCACAGAAATTTTGATGGAGTCATGCCAATGATCTGCAGGAATGACGGTTTGACGTTAGCGTGAAATTTACCCGTCGCACTTCCATCGGAAATCCGTTGATCGGAAGGCGGAAACAGAATGATCAGGCTTTCACAAACCTCCATCCGCTGATTTTCAGGGCCGCGCGCCAACGCTATCCTTGGTCGCGCGCTTCTTAACCATTCACGCTATCGCTTTATTTAGGGCAGTTCGATATAAATATCGCATCACCGTGCGAGCACTGAATGTATCCTTGGTCTGAACTCCTTGCGAACCTGGCAATCGTTGCCATCACAACGTCGACCTGGACATTTGTCCGGCCACACCTCGCTCGCCAAGGATCGCGCGCCTTTTCGTTGATTTTCGGCTGCCTTATGGCGGTTGGGCTGGTCGCGACCATGGCCTTGCCATTTCGCTTCACCGACGGTGTTTTCCTGGACACCCGGTATACATTTCTCGCGATATCGGGTTTCTTCGGTGGCCCCATTGCGGCCATCCCACCGCTTATTGTGGGAATTATCAGGCGATTGATGATCGGAGGCGTGGGTATAACGGTTGGCATCCCGCAAATCATCGCGGCTGCATGCATCGGTATCATCGCAAGCCGATTGCTTCGCGGCAAGATCCCGACTTTCCCGCAGATCGCAGCGCTTGCTCTGCTGGTCGCAGTCAGCGGTGTAGCCGGCTTCTTCTTCGTTCGCCCCTTTGAGGTCTGGGGCAATCTGATCGTCGTGACGGTCGGTCCATTCATGGTGGTCTTGTTTGGAGCCACTCTCTTATCCGCTCTTGCCATTGCGCAGGAGATGAAGCGGACAAGGCTTGAAAGGGATTTGGCCGCGGCACAGATCCGTTTAGCCGATGCGCTTGCGACAATGGCGGATGGCTTGGCTCTTTTCGACGGCGATGGCGTGCTGGTTTTCACCAATCAGAGATACCTCGATATCTTCAAGGAAACGGCGGATGTCAGGGTGCCCGGGAAAAACATTCGGGAAATCTTGCGGACATCCTTCGAACGCAATGAAGAAGCGCACGTTGAATCGGATGTCGGTCCTATCATCGATCGTGTTGCGGAAGGCCTGTTCCGGCCCAGCGATCGTCTGATTCAACTGGCCGACGGACGTTCAATCGAGGCAAGAACGCGGATCACGGGCGAGGGGGAGGCGATGATCGTTTACGCGGATATCACTCTTCATTGTCAACGGGAGGCGCGGTTGCATGAGTTGAACGATCGCTTAGCGGCGTTGGCGGATACGGACGAATTGACTGGTTTGATGAACCGCCGTGGTCTGGAAGCGTCCATGGACCAGGCTTTTGACCGGGCCAAGGATCAAAGCGCCAATATTGGCCTTCTTCTTATCGATGTCGATTGGTTCAAGGCTTATAACGACACCTATGGCCATCCTGCCGGGGATAAGTGTCTTCAGATTGTTGCCAACACGGTTCATGCGACGTCCAGGTCATTTGCGGGAAGCATTGTGGCGCGGTATGGTGGGGAGGAACTGACCGTTGTATTGCCGAACGCGTCAATATCCGAAACCGAGGCAGTCGCGCAGCTCGTTTGTACAGCCGTGCGTACCCTGGCCATCGAGCATGTTGGAAGCGAAAAGCGCATCGTCACAGTGAGCGTCGGGGCCGCTAATCTGAAATCGATGCCAGGTCTTCGCAAGACGGACCTCCTTCTGCAGGCTGACGCGGCGCTCTATGCAGCCAAGGCGGCGGGGAGGGACTGTATCCAGACAGCGCCTGATCTCCTTCCGGTCGCCAGACGCGCCGACAGTCGTTGACTTTGGATGGTCAGCCGCTCGCGTCCTGTTTGCATAAAACATCAAAGACGAGCAAACACTCCGAATTTCAGGAATATCCGTTGCGGCAAAGCCGTCAGTGGAGTCTAATGCCTGACAAGACGATGGGCGTATTACAGCACTCGTGTTGCTTTCCACGATAGTCTGTGCCTCCGCTACTCCAGTTTGGCGATTGAATGACGATATTTTCTGTCCGGCATATTACCTCATATCGGTATAAGAGACCGGTCGAATTCGGCGAGCACAGATTGATGTTCAGGCCGCGGGATAGTTTTGACCAGACACTTCTGAGTTCTCATCTGGATGTCAATCCAAAACCCGATTACATCAGGTGGATCCATGATGTGTTTGGCAATTGCGTTGCGCTGGTGGGGTTTACCGGCAAGGCGCGGGAACTCTGCTTTGGGACGAATATCCGCCTGGATCATACCCAGCAGGTTGAAATGGATCTGCAGATCGATGCAGAAGCTCTCCACTTCCCTTTCGCATACGACCCGGAGGAAGTTGTCGATCTGGAACGGACGATCAAACGGCATTTTCCAGATCCAGACGATGAGGTTGGCAAATGGACACGGCAGTTCGTGCGGATCGGTCAGCCGACCGAAACCGGTCGCCTGCTGATGACCCTTTGTTATGCGATCCACGAGAGTTTCATCTACGCCCGGCGTCTGGAGCATGGAACGCAGACACCGCTCGAGACGCTCCGGCTTCGCCGTGGCACGTGCCGTGATTTTGCGCTGCTGATGATGGAGGCGGCCAGATCGCTCGGGCTCGCTGCCCGTTTCGTTACCGGCTATATCTATGTACCCGACCGCGACGGCTCAACGAAGCTTGGCGGCGGCTCCACCCATGCCTGGTGCCAGGTCTATCTTCCCGGTGCCGGATGGGTGGAATTCGATCCCACCAACGGCATTGTCGGAAACCGCGATCTTATCCGCGTCGGCGTGGCGCGAGACCCAAAACAAGCGGTGCCGCTTTCCGGAAGCTACGACGGCGACGCGTCGGATTTCGACACGATGTCCGTCCAGGTCAACGTTACAACCGATGAGTTGAGCAATACCGCAGCATAAATGGAACTGCTCGGTCGCTTGAGCGTTTTGCCGCCTGAACGAACATTCGTAGCCCGCATTTCGGAAGTTTTTTATCAGAGGATGCCTATTCATCATGAAGATACGCGCGGGATTTCGCATAGGTTACGAATGCCAGCAAGAGACTGCCATGCTGCTGGTGCTCAATATCCATCCATCCCGTCGCACCGATCTGCTGCAGGATCAGGTCCTGAGTTTCGACCGGCCGATCGAGGCCTGGGGTTATTTCGATAGTTTTGGCAATGCCTGTAGCCGCATCGTCGCGCCTCCGGGACTGACAACGATTTCTACGGAATTCGAGATCTACGATGGCGGTCTTCCAGATCCTGTGCCAGAAAATGCGTGGCAGCATGACATCAAGGATCTCCCGGATGATGTGCTCGTCTTTCTGCTCGGCAGCCGGTATTGCGATACGGATCGTCTGTCCGATTTCGCCTGGAAGACCTTTTCCTTTACCCCTTTGGGCTGGCCGCGGGTGAAGGCGATCCTGGATTTCGTCCACAACCATATCACCTTCAACTATCAGAAGGCTGATCTTCTCCGCACGGCTTTCGGAGGTTTTACCGATCAAACCGGCGTTTGCCGCGATTTTGCGCATCTTGCGATCACGCTATGCCGTTGCATGAATATTCCGGCGCGTTACTGCACCGGGTATCTGGGGGACATAGGCGTGCCTGATGATCCGAATCCAATGGATTTCAGTGCATGGTTTGAAGTCTATCTCGGCGGTCGCTGGCATACGGTTGATGCCCGACATAACAAGCCCCGGATAGGCCGCATCCTCATGGCCATCGGACGGGATGCCACAGACGTAGCGCTTTCAACTGCCTTTGGCCCTGCCATCTTGACGCAATTTGAAGTGACAACCATCGAGTTATAGATTGTCGTATCGAGCGGCAGGCAAGCTGTTTGATATCGTCCCTTACCTCGACGTCTTCAGCGCCCTGCCATGTCACGCTTGCCGCAGGCCGATCATTGATGCCTAAAGTTTTCGGCGAGGTTTTCTGCAATCGGGGGACTTTAGAACCGGATCGATTGACCACTGATGCCATCCATCAAATGCGGCCTCTCTGAGAAATCACAATCGTCTCGTGACGGGATTGCTCGGCGCTGTTAAGCAAAGAGTACCGGACATACAGCGCGGTGAAACGGGCAACGCGGCGAAACGGGAGGCTGCCTTGGATTTCATGAAATTGCTCAAGTCGCTTGAGG is a genomic window containing:
- a CDS encoding diguanylate cyclase; translated protein: MALPFRFTDGVFLDTRYTFLAISGFFGGPIAAIPPLIVGIIRRLMIGGVGITVGIPQIIAAACIGIIASRLLRGKIPTFPQIAALALLVAVSGVAGFFFVRPFEVWGNLIVVTVGPFMVVLFGATLLSALAIAQEMKRTRLERDLAAAQIRLADALATMADGLALFDGDGVLVFTNQRYLDIFKETADVRVPGKNIREILRTSFERNEEAHVESDVGPIIDRVAEGLFRPSDRLIQLADGRSIEARTRITGEGEAMIVYADITLHCQREARLHELNDRLAALADTDELTGLMNRRGLEASMDQAFDRAKDQSANIGLLLIDVDWFKAYNDTYGHPAGDKCLQIVANTVHATSRSFAGSIVARYGGEELTVVLPNASISETEAVAQLVCTAVRTLAIEHVGSEKRIVTVSVGAANLKSMPGLRKTDLLLQADAALYAAKAAGRDCIQTAPDLLPVARRADSR
- a CDS encoding transglutaminase family protein gives rise to the protein MTIFSVRHITSYRYKRPVEFGEHRLMFRPRDSFDQTLLSSHLDVNPKPDYIRWIHDVFGNCVALVGFTGKARELCFGTNIRLDHTQQVEMDLQIDAEALHFPFAYDPEEVVDLERTIKRHFPDPDDEVGKWTRQFVRIGQPTETGRLLMTLCYAIHESFIYARRLEHGTQTPLETLRLRRGTCRDFALLMMEAARSLGLAARFVTGYIYVPDRDGSTKLGGGSTHAWCQVYLPGAGWVEFDPTNGIVGNRDLIRVGVARDPKQAVPLSGSYDGDASDFDTMSVQVNVTTDELSNTAA
- a CDS encoding transglutaminase-like domain-containing protein, which codes for MKIRAGFRIGYECQQETAMLLVLNIHPSRRTDLLQDQVLSFDRPIEAWGYFDSFGNACSRIVAPPGLTTISTEFEIYDGGLPDPVPENAWQHDIKDLPDDVLVFLLGSRYCDTDRLSDFAWKTFSFTPLGWPRVKAILDFVHNHITFNYQKADLLRTAFGGFTDQTGVCRDFAHLAITLCRCMNIPARYCTGYLGDIGVPDDPNPMDFSAWFEVYLGGRWHTVDARHNKPRIGRILMAIGRDATDVALSTAFGPAILTQFEVTTIEL